In Halanaerobiales bacterium, one genomic interval encodes:
- a CDS encoding LapA family protein, producing MQKNLIIALVFAIIVAIFSIQNAGPVSLLFFGWEFSTSLVVVVFGAAVLGALIMWVISSFKQLKIKKAQKNLEKEIKNLEEEKESLKNEIKDLEKKLEHRKEIDTKKKKNNNEKEK from the coding sequence ATGCAAAAGAATTTAATTATTGCTTTGGTTTTTGCGATTATTGTTGCAATATTTTCGATTCAAAATGCTGGGCCTGTATCTTTATTATTTTTTGGTTGGGAATTTTCTACTTCATTGGTAGTTGTCGTTTTTGGAGCTGCAGTTTTAGGTGCTTTAATCATGTGGGTTATTAGTTCTTTTAAACAATTAAAAATAAAAAAAGCACAGAAGAATTTAGAAAAAGAAATTAAAAATTTGGAAGAAGAAAAAGAATCATTAAAAAATGAAATTAAAGATTTAGAAAAGAAACTAGAACACAGAAAAGAGATTGATACAAAGAAAAAGAAAAATAATAATGAAAAAGAAAAATAA